CAAAAGCCGATACACCATCGTCATCGTCACCCACAACATGCAGCAGGCGGCCCGCGTCTCCGCCTACACCGCCTTCTTCTACCAGGGCCGCATCGTCGAGTTCGGCCACACCGAACAGATCTTCAAAAATCCCAAACAGGAACTAACCGAAAAATATATCACCGGGCGGTTCGGATAGAACGCCCGCACATCACGCACAGGCTGGGCTGAACCATGTCCAAACATCTGCAGACCGAAATCGAAAGGCTCAAGAAGATGATCCTGACCCTCGGGGCCAGGGTCGAGGAGTCCGTCCGCAAAGCCGTCACCTCCATCCACCTGATCGACGTCGAACTCGCCCGCGAGGTCATCGAACGTGACATCGACATCGACCAGACCGAGGTCGAGGTCGAGGAGGAATGCCTCAAAATCCTCGCCCTCCACCAGCCCGTCGCCATCGACCTGCGGTTCATCATCGCCGCCCTGAAGATCAACAACGACCTCGAGCGGATCGCCGACCTCGCCGTCAACGTCGCCGAACGAACCGCCTTCCTCGCCACCCAGCCGCGAATCAGCGTCCCCTTCGACTTCCCCACCATGGCCCAGAAGGCCAAAACCATGCTCAAAAACAGCCTCGACGCCCTGGTCAACATGGACGCCGAACTCGCCAAAAAGGTCTGCGCCTCCGACGACGAAGTCGACGCGATCAACCGCGAAATGTACGAAGCCGTCAAGGACGCCATCCGCCAACATCCCGAGTGGCTCGACTCCCTGATCCACTACCTCTCCGTCTCACGCCACATCGAACGAATCGCCGACCACGCCACCAACATCGCCGAGGACGTCATCTACATGGTCGCCGGCGAAATCGTCCGCCACCGACCCGAAGACTACACCC
The sequence above is a segment of the Phycisphaerae bacterium genome. Coding sequences within it:
- the phoU gene encoding phosphate signaling complex protein PhoU, which produces MSKHLQTEIERLKKMILTLGARVEESVRKAVTSIHLIDVELAREVIERDIDIDQTEVEVEEECLKILALHQPVAIDLRFIIAALKINNDLERIADLAVNVAERTAFLATQPRISVPFDFPTMAQKAKTMLKNSLDALVNMDAELAKKVCASDDEVDAINREMYEAVKDAIRQHPEWLDSLIHYLSVSRHIERIADHATNIAEDVIYMVAGEIVRHRPEDYTRSA